The Rhizobium rosettiformans genomic sequence ATCCCCTAAGAAGATCCCGTAAGCGACTGTAAGGACTCACCGAACGCATGCCGGCATCCTCGATATCTACGCCAAGACCGACGACGCCCGCGCCGTTTTCGACGATCATCGGATAGCCGATACCGATCGCTTCCGCGATCGGTCGCATCTCGGCTTCCGTCTTGCTGCTGGCAAGAATGACGGGAATGCCGCGTGATGCCAGAAGATCAAGCGCCGGCCGCGCCGCCTCGAAAGAATAGCTGTCGTGATCGAGCAGCGTTCCGTCGAGATCGGTGAAGACGAGCTTCATCAGCCCTTGGCCGCCAGATGCTGGCGCGAGGCATAGAGCGCAATCGCAGCTGCATTGGAGACGTTCAGCGACTTGATGGCGCCGGGCATGTCGAGGCGGGCGAGGGCGGATACGGTTTCCCGCGTCTTCTGCCGCAAGCCCTTGCCCTCGGATCCGAGCACCAGAGCGATCCGCTCACCGCTGAGGGCCTTTTCCATGGGGGCCGGCCCTTCCGAATCGAGACCTACCGAGAAGAAGCCGAGCTTGTGCAGCTCGCCGAGCGCATCCGAAAGGTTGGTGACCTGGATATAGGGGATGAGTTCCAGCGCGCCCGAGGCCGACTTTGCCAGCACGCCCGATTCCGTCGGGCTGTGCCGCTGTGTGGTGATGACGGCACCCGCATTGAAGGCGACCGCGGATCGCATGATCGCACCGACATTATGAGGGTCGGTCACCTGATCGAGCACCAGGATCAGCGGGCTGTCTTTCAGCGCTTCCAGACGGCGGACGGGCAGCGGACGGGTTTCCAGCATCACGCCCTGATGGATCGCTTCGGGACCGAGGATCTTGTCCAGATCCTGTGGTGTCACCGTTTCGAAGGGGATACCGAGGTTTTCCACAGAGGAGATCTCGAGCCTGACGAGTGCATTCTGTGTCGCCGAAAGCTTGATCAGCTTGCGCTCGGGATTGTCGAGGGCAGCGCGCACGGTATGTAGGCCGTAGAGCAGAACCTGCTCGGGCGCGAGCTTTGGTGGCGTCCAGTCGGCATTGCTCTTGCGTGGCTTTTGCGGCCCCGGCGTCGGGATTTCGCCCCGCTCACGCTTGGCATCGCGCACCTGGCGGCGCAGCGTTGCATAATGGGTGTCGCGGGCGGTTTTTTCGGTTTTCGGATCTTTGGCCATGCGCTCTTATAGCGGCGGGCAGGGGGCGGGCATAGACCCAGGCAGAAAATCCCCTGTGGGTCCGGGGATGTGTCTGGCCTCTGAAACTTTTCGGAATTTTTCGTCAAACTTCGTGTTGACATGAGCCGGTTGGGCCGTCATATACCCGCCGCAGATCAGGGGGCGACGCACTCTGGTCTGGACTAGAAAGCTTGGTCGCCAGATCCGGACGAAAGAATGGAGAGATGCCCGAGTGGTTAAAGGGGACGGACTGTAAATCCGTTGGCTCAGCCTACGTTGGTTCAAATCCAACTCTCTCCACCATTCGTCCTCGGATCTGAAAATGCGGGTATAGCTCAATGGTAGAGCAGCAGCCTTCCAAGCTGAATACACGGGTTCGATTCCCGTTACCCGCTCCAGACACATTCCGATCCTAACATCTGAATTTCAAACGGTATTCCGCTACTGCGTCGCCTAGCATGGAGTGCTTTGCGCAGCGTCAGGATTCGGCTGTGGAAACCGTGCATTTCGGCCTCCGGGAGGCTTGTCATTTAACGCTTGCGCATTGCGCATGAAAGCCTTAAACGGCGGGACCAAACCGGTTCGCCGGGGCAACCCCGTTTCGTTCACAGGAAGCATTCAAATGGCAAAGAGTAAGTTTGAGCGCAACAAGCCGCACGTCAACATCGGCACGATCGGCCACGTCGACCACGGCAAGACGTCTCTGACGGCAGCGATCACCAAGTATTTCGGTGAGTTCAAGGCCTATGACCAGATCGACGCCGCTCCGGAAGAAAAGGCGCGCGGCATCACCATCTCGACGGCGCACGTCGAATATGAGACGCCGAACCGCCACTACGCACACGTCGACTGCCCCGGCCACGCCGACTACGTCAAGAACATGATCACCGGTGCAGCGCAGATGGACGGCGCGATCCTGGTTTGCTCGGCAGCCGACGGCCCGATGCCGCAGACCCGCGAGCACATCCTGCTCGCCCGTCAGGTTGGCGTTCCCGCGATCGTCGTCTTCCTCAACAAGGTTGACCAGGTCGACGACGCCGAACTGCTCGAGCTCGTTGAACTCGAAGTTCGCGAACTTCTGTCGTCCTACGACTTCCCGGGCGACGACATCCCGGTCGTCAAGGGCTCGGCTCTGGCCGCTCTCGAAGACTCGAACAAGACGATCGGTGAAGACGCGATCCGCGAGCTGATGGCTCAGGTTGACGCCTACATCCCGACGCCTGAGCGTCCGATCGACCAGCCGTTCCTGATGCCGATCGAAGACGTGTTCTCGATCTCTGGCCGTGGTACGGTTGTGACGGGTCGCGTTGAGCGCGGTATCGTCAAGGTCGGCGAAGAAATCGAAATCGTCGGTATCCGTCCGACGACGAAGACGACCTGCACGGGCGTTGAAATGTTCCGCAAGCTGCTCGATCAGGGCCAGGCTGGCGACAACATCGGCGCACTTCTGCGTGGCGTGACCCGCGATGCGGTTGAGCGTGGCCAGATCCTGTGCAAGCCCGGCTCTGTCAAGCCGCACAAGAAGTTCATGGCAGAAGCCTACATCCTGACGAAGGAAGAAGGCGGTCGTCATACGCCGTTCTTCACCAACTATCGTCCGCAGTTCTACTTCCGCACCACGGACGTGACCGGCATCGTGTCGCTTCCGGAAGGCACGGAAATGGTTATGCCTGGTGATAACGTCACGGTTGAAGTCGAGCTGATCGTTCCGATCGCGATGGAAGAAAAGCTGCGCTTCGCTATCCGCGAAGGCGGCCGTACCGTCGGCGCCGGCATCGTCGCTTCGATCATCGAGTAATCGGTAATCTGATCGATCGATAAGAATAAAGAGGCCTCGCTGGAAACAGCGGGGCCTTTTCCGTTATGGATTATCTTATGCTCGTCACGCCTCAGCAGGCCGATGTGATCCGAAGCTTCCGTCACGAGATGAGGCTGGCTGGGTGCTGGGGTGCGTGTTTCGAGGTTGCTTGCTTTATCGAACATCAGTTTGGCTGGCGCCGCATCGATGGCGTGTATGAGTTGCCCGACGGACGCCCGATCTTTCTGCACTCATGGAACATGATGTCGGACGGCACCCTGGTGGATGGTACCGCAGATCAATTCGGGGAAGGGCGCGACATCGCGATCCATCCGTGCGGCAGCGCTGACCACTTAAGATACAGAGACAGATACACCGCAGCTCACAATCCCTTGAAAACGTCCTGGCTCGCTACGCGGCCTTATAGCGGTGTACCCGATCAGACTTTCTGGGATGATGAGGAAGCTCGCCGAACACTGGCTCCAGGTTGGTGGCTATCGGAGCCTCAGTCCTACGTCGCATGGTTCAAGAGTGGCGCGACCATGTATCCGATGTTCAGGACAATGCGAGAGGGTTACCGCCAGCGTGGCTATGAAATTGCCAGTCTGGAATGAGGGGCATCAAGCCCGCTGCAGCAGCTGCTCTTCGGCAAGCCGCAGGAGATCCGTCACCAGATAGCCGTTGATCGTCAGGCCCGTGAGATCGCATTCGGCAATCGACGTGCCGGCGAGGCTGGCGAATCGGATGGTGCTGCCATTGAGGTCGACATGGGTGAGGCTTGCTGCATGCATCACGACATTTTCCATGACCGCGGCATTCATCGCCACATTGCGGATCACCATCTGCTCGGCATTGGCATCGGTGATCAGGCTCCGGCCGAGGTCCACATTGCTGAAGACGGCTTCCTTGAGCGAGACGTCGCTGAAGCGGGCTTCCGACAGGTCGGCATCGTCGAACTCGGAACCGGGCAGGGCGGCATTGCTGATACGGATCATGGCTGTCCTCCGCGAGGGCGAGGGGTGAGTATCAGTCAAAGCCGAGAACATGGCAAGCGACGCCTGGTGCCTGCCAAAGGCCGCTCGTGTCGGGAAACCCCTGACATTCCCGCTGCATGGCTTCCATGCGCGTCTGCTACTTCTCCTCTGATTCCCGCTCGGTTACTTTTGAAACCATCCTGATTCGCCCTGGGCCCGTCATTGGCTGCGCCCCTTACGCCGGACGAACTGCCGATGGCACGCTCACCTCTCGCTACCTGGCTGCTGATTCTCTTGCCTCTCGTGCCATGGCCAGCTGCGGCGGAGGATAGCGCCTTTCTGTGGGCTGCGACGGGGTCTCCCGACGATCTCGGCCTTCGCACCGGCGTTGCCCTCGATATGCCCGGGCGCCCACGGCTCGGCGCCGAATCGAACCTGCGCCGCGCCACCCCTACCAATTCAGGCACGTCTCATCCGCCGATGCGCCTCTGGGGTGAGGTTGATCTCCGCAGGGCTGCGGCTAATCCGGCCTCCGTCGGTCTCACGGTCGATCTCGTCAGTGGTGCGGCCCGTGCAACACTCCGTCAATCCCGCGCACTGATGGACGAGGGGCCGGCGACCCTGTCTCTCGACCGGGCGCTCGAGGCCGCGCGCCGCACGGACGGCGATGCGGTCTTCACCGCCCGCCAGAATCTCCGGCTTTTCTTTGGCGGGATCGACACCACTGTGACAGGCGGCGTGGTGATGGACAGTGCCGCGCCGTTTCACGCCGAATTCGCCGTGGAGAAGCGCCTGCAGGCCGGCATCAAGCTGCGCGCAGTTATCTCCGATATCGCGTACGAACCTGCCGCGCGGGTCAATGCCCGGTTTGAGCGGCACTGGTGAGCGATGCCATTGGCCGCTCTGTGAAAAGCAGAAAAAAGACACTTGCCAATCCGGCGCGCCCGCCTTAAAGGGTGCTCCATGCCTCGGACGGGAGCGTTCCGGTCCGATGTAAGGCTTAGGGGTATAGCTCAGTTGGTAGAGCGGCGGTCTCCAAAACCGCAGGTCGTCGGTTCAAGCCCGGCTGCCCCTGCCAAGTCGCACGGCGCGCATCATGCTGCGACGAGCATAAGGATCTGGCAAAGCCGAAAGAGTGCTGGAGACGATTTCCTCTTGTGAAAAGGGGAATCGGTCTCTATGTAGGGTTCAAACAGACACGCGGTGCGTGGGGCTGACGAAGGTCGGCTTTACGCGCCGTCGATGCGTGGGCAATAAATGGCATCCAAGGGTAATCCATTCGCGTTTCTGCAGCAGGTACGCTCCGAGACGTCCAAGGTGACGTGGCCCTCGCGCCGCGAAACAGTGATTTCGACGCTCATGGTCCTGGCGATGGTGTTTTTCGCGGCGCTGTTTTTCTTCGGCGCGGACCAGCTGATCAGCTGGTTGCTCGGCCTTGTGCTGAGTGTCGGCAATTAATCGGGCGGAGACGAACATGGCGGCACGTTGGTACATCGTCCACGCGTATTCAAATTTTGAGAAGAAGGTCGCGGAAGACATCGAGAACAAGGCCAAGCAGAAGGGTCTTGATCATCTCTTCGAAAAGATCCTCGTCCCGACCGAAAAGGTCGTCGAGGTTCGTCGCGGCCGCAAGGTGGATAGCGAACGCAAGTTCTTCCCGGGCTACGTCATGGTGCGGGCAAACCTGACGGACGAAGCCTATCACCTGATCAAGAATACCCCGAAGGTCACGGGCTTCCTTGGTTCCGACAACAAGCCGGTTCCGATTCCGGATTTCGAGGCTGAGCGCATCCTGGGCCAGGTCCAGGAAGGCGTCGAGCGTCCGAAGTCCTCCGTGTCCTTCGAAATCGGCGAACAGGTTCGCGTCTCCGACGGTCCTTTCGCCTCCTTCAACGGGATCGTCCAGGACGTGGACGAGGAGCGTTCGCGCCTCAAGGTCGAGGTTTCGATCTTCGGTCGCGCGACCCCCGTCGAGCTCGAATACGGTCAGGTCGAAAAGGTCTGATCGGAAGAGGGGAGGCAACTCCCCGACCCGCGTGGGAGGATGGCGGTCTCTTAAGCCGGACCGTCCAGACGCACCACGCAACCGCAGCCGCCAACGTGATGTTGGCATACTGGATCGGGAAACCGGTCTGAAATGAAAGGCAGAGAGTAATGGCTAAGAAAGTTGCAGGCCAGCTCAAGCTCCAGGTCAAGGCAGGATCGGCTAACCCGTCCCCGCCGATCGGCCCGGCTCTTGGTCAGCGTGGCATTAACATCATGGAATTCTGCAAGGCGTTCAATGCCGCCACGCAGGAAATGGAAAAGGGTATGCCGATCCCGGTCGTCATCACCTATTACCAGGACAAGTCCTTCACCTTCGCAATGAAGCAGCCGCCGGTCACCTACTGGCTGAAGAAGGAAGCAAAGATCACCTCTGGCTCGAAGACTCCGGGCAAGGGTGCGAAGGTCGGTACGATCACCAAGGCGCAGGTCCGTGCAATTGCCGAAGGCAAGATGAAGGATCTGAACGCCGCCGACATCGAAGGCGCAATGCTGATGGTTGAGGGCTCTGCCCGCTCCATGGGCCTGGAAGTGGTAGGTTGATCATGGCCAAGGTAGCAAAGCGTATTCAGAAGATCCGCGAAGGCGTGGACCCGACCAAGCTGGTCGCCCTCTCCGACGCCATCTCGATGGTCAAGGAACGTGCCGTCGCCAAGTTCGACGAAACGATCGAAATCGCCATGAACCTCGGCGTCGACCCGCGCCACGCAGACCAGATGGTCCGCGGCGTGGTCAACCTGCCGAACGGTACGGGCCGTGACGTTCGCGTCGCCGTCTTCGCACGTGGCGCCAAGGCTGACGAAGCCAAGGCTGCTGGTGCAGACATCGTCGGCGCCGAAGACCTGCTCGAAATCGTCCAGGGCGGCAAGATCGACTTCGATCGCTGCATCGCGACCCCGGACATGATGCCGCTCGTCGGCCGTCTCGGTAAGGTTCTCGGCCCGCGTGGCATGATGCCGAACCCGAAGGTCGGTACAGTGACCATGGACGTCGCTGGTGCCGTCAAGGCTTCCAAGGGCGGTGCCGTCGAGTTCCGCGTCGAGAAGGCTGGTATCGTCCACGCCGGCATCGGCAAGGCTTCCTTCGACGCCAAGGCGCTCGAAGAAAACATCAAGGCCTTCGCTGACGCCGTCATCAAGGCAAAGCCGGCTGGCGCCAAGGGCAACTACGTCAAGCGCGTAGCGATCTCCTCGACCATGGGTCCGGGCGTCAAGATCGATCCGTCGACGGTTGCCGTCTGATCATGAATTCGGCCGGAGTGTCATGCTCCGGTCCACCAAGTTTCCGGCCTTTCGGGGCCGGAAATGTCTGGTTCTAAAGACCAGACACTCCTGTCCGAGATTGTGGGTGGCCTCAGGGCCTTAATGATTGCCCTCATGAGACGGGTAAGATCCGTATTTAAACGTCTGATGACGTCTTGAAGTTCGGTTCGAGCCTTATTCGCCTTATGCCTGGAGCGTGCTCCAAGCAGAGGGGACAGGATCCTCAAGCGTCGCTCGGGGTCCGACATGTTTGGATCCCTTGAGGCAAAGGCAAACCCGGTGGGGCCTGCAGGATTGCGGTCCCATCAACTGGAGACAGACAGTGGAAAGAGCGGAAAAGCGCGAATTTGTCACGGAGCTGAACGAAGTCTTCAAGGCTTCCGGTTCGGTTGTCGTGGCCCACTATGCTGGTGTCACAGTTGCGCAGATGAACGATTTTCGTTCGAAGATGCGCGCTGCTGGCGGCACCGTCAAAGTCGCGAAGAACCGTCTGGCCAAGATCGCTCTTCAGGGCACGGAAGCCGAAGGGATGAGCAATCTCTTCAAGGGTCAGACGCTGATCGCATACAGCGAAGACCCGATCGTGGCTCCCAAGGTCGTCATGGATTTCGCCAAGACCAACGACAAGATCGTTGTGCTCGGTGGTTCCATGGGCTCGACCACGCTGAACGCTGAAGCAGTCAAGTCGCTTGCGACCCTGCCTTCGCTGGACGAACTGCGCGCAAAGCTGCTGGGTATGATTCAGACCCCGGCAACCCGCATCGCAGGCGTTGTACAGGCCCCGGCTTCGCAGCTGGCGCGCGTTTTTGCGGCCTACGCAAAGAAGGACGAAGCCGCTTAAGGCGGTTTTTCGCTGTTCAATATTCAAACCAGTTCGAACCGAACTCTAAAGGACTAGTAAAATGGCTGATCTCGCTAAGATCGTAGAAGACCTCTCCTCGCTGACCGTTCTGGAAGCTGCTGAGCTTTCCAAGATGCTCGAAGAAAAGTGGGGCGTTTCGGCTGCTGCTCCCGTAGCTGTTGCTGCTGCTGGTGGCGGCGCTGCTCCGGCTGCTGCTGAAGAAGAAAAGACCGAATTCGACGTTATCCTCGTTGACGCTGGCGCCAACAAGATCAACGTGATCAAGGAAGTCCGCGGCATCACCGGCCTCGGCCTCAAGGAAGCCAAGGACCTCGTCGAAGGCGCTCCGAAGCCGGTCAAGGAAGCCGTTTCGAAGGCTGAAGCTGCCGACCTCAAGAAGAAGCTTGAAGACGCCGGCGCTAAGGTCGACGTTAAGTAATATCGGAATGCGGCGGGGGAAGTTTCTTCTCCCGCCCGTTTCCTCCGAACATATTACCCAGGAACCGTATGAAAACGGTTCCTGGGTAATGGGTTCTCAAGAGGATGGTCTTGACCCGCGCGCCCGGCAAACCGGCCGGCCGTCCGGATCTCGAGACGAGATTGAACGATCCATTTTTTGACGGAGCCGCCTGGCCAGCGGTCACCGTCTGTTGCAGGCCCGGGTGCAAACTGACAAGGAGCGACGATGGCTCAGACCCTTACCTTTAACGGTCGCAGGCGCGTACGCAAGTTTTTCGGAAAAATTCCAGAAGTCGCAGAAATGCCGAACCTCATTGAGGTTCAGAAGGCATCTTATGACCAGTTCCTCATGGTTGACGAGCCCAAGGGTGGCCGTCCCGACGAGGGGCTGAATGCCGTTTTCAAGTCCGTCTTCCCGATCACCGATTTCTCCGGTGCATCGATGCTGGAATTCGTCTCTTACGAATTCGAGCAGCCGAAGTTCGACGTCGACGAATGCCGTCAGCGCGACCTGACCTATGCCGCACCGCTCAAGGTCACGCTTCGGCTGATCGTGTTCGATATTGACGAGGATACGGGCGCACGCTCGA encodes the following:
- the rplA gene encoding 50S ribosomal protein L1, which gives rise to MAKVAKRIQKIREGVDPTKLVALSDAISMVKERAVAKFDETIEIAMNLGVDPRHADQMVRGVVNLPNGTGRDVRVAVFARGAKADEAKAAGADIVGAEDLLEIVQGGKIDFDRCIATPDMMPLVGRLGKVLGPRGMMPNPKVGTVTMDVAGAVKASKGGAVEFRVEKAGIVHAGIGKASFDAKALEENIKAFADAVIKAKPAGAKGNYVKRVAISSTMGPGVKIDPSTVAV
- the nusG gene encoding transcription termination/antitermination protein NusG, translated to MAARWYIVHAYSNFEKKVAEDIENKAKQKGLDHLFEKILVPTEKVVEVRRGRKVDSERKFFPGYVMVRANLTDEAYHLIKNTPKVTGFLGSDNKPVPIPDFEAERILGQVQEGVERPKSSVSFEIGEQVRVSDGPFASFNGIVQDVDEERSRLKVEVSIFGRATPVELEYGQVEKV
- the rlmB gene encoding 23S rRNA (guanosine(2251)-2'-O)-methyltransferase RlmB — encoded protein: MAKDPKTEKTARDTHYATLRRQVRDAKRERGEIPTPGPQKPRKSNADWTPPKLAPEQVLLYGLHTVRAALDNPERKLIKLSATQNALVRLEISSVENLGIPFETVTPQDLDKILGPEAIHQGVMLETRPLPVRRLEALKDSPLILVLDQVTDPHNVGAIMRSAVAFNAGAVITTQRHSPTESGVLAKSASGALELIPYIQVTNLSDALGELHKLGFFSVGLDSEGPAPMEKALSGERIALVLGSEGKGLRQKTRETVSALARLDMPGAIKSLNVSNAAAIALYASRQHLAAKG
- the rplL gene encoding 50S ribosomal protein L7/L12 is translated as MADLAKIVEDLSSLTVLEAAELSKMLEEKWGVSAAAPVAVAAAGGGAAPAAAEEEKTEFDVILVDAGANKINVIKEVRGITGLGLKEAKDLVEGAPKPVKEAVSKAEAADLKKKLEDAGAKVDVK
- a CDS encoding pentapeptide repeat-containing protein, whose protein sequence is MIRISNAALPGSEFDDADLSEARFSDVSLKEAVFSNVDLGRSLITDANAEQMVIRNVAMNAAVMENVVMHAASLTHVDLNGSTIRFASLAGTSIAECDLTGLTINGYLVTDLLRLAEEQLLQRA
- the tuf gene encoding elongation factor Tu — protein: MAKSKFERNKPHVNIGTIGHVDHGKTSLTAAITKYFGEFKAYDQIDAAPEEKARGITISTAHVEYETPNRHYAHVDCPGHADYVKNMITGAAQMDGAILVCSAADGPMPQTREHILLARQVGVPAIVVFLNKVDQVDDAELLELVELEVRELLSSYDFPGDDIPVVKGSALAALEDSNKTIGEDAIRELMAQVDAYIPTPERPIDQPFLMPIEDVFSISGRGTVVTGRVERGIVKVGEEIEIVGIRPTTKTTCTGVEMFRKLLDQGQAGDNIGALLRGVTRDAVERGQILCKPGSVKPHKKFMAEAYILTKEEGGRHTPFFTNYRPQFYFRTTDVTGIVSLPEGTEMVMPGDNVTVEVELIVPIAMEEKLRFAIREGGRTVGAGIVASIIE
- the rplK gene encoding 50S ribosomal protein L11 codes for the protein MAKKVAGQLKLQVKAGSANPSPPIGPALGQRGINIMEFCKAFNAATQEMEKGMPIPVVITYYQDKSFTFAMKQPPVTYWLKKEAKITSGSKTPGKGAKVGTITKAQVRAIAEGKMKDLNAADIEGAMLMVEGSARSMGLEVVG
- the secE gene encoding preprotein translocase subunit SecE, whose protein sequence is MASKGNPFAFLQQVRSETSKVTWPSRRETVISTLMVLAMVFFAALFFFGADQLISWLLGLVLSVGN
- the rplJ gene encoding 50S ribosomal protein L10, coding for MERAEKREFVTELNEVFKASGSVVVAHYAGVTVAQMNDFRSKMRAAGGTVKVAKNRLAKIALQGTEAEGMSNLFKGQTLIAYSEDPIVAPKVVMDFAKTNDKIVVLGGSMGSTTLNAEAVKSLATLPSLDELRAKLLGMIQTPATRIAGVVQAPASQLARVFAAYAKKDEAA